One Micromonospora sp. FIMYZ51 genomic window carries:
- a CDS encoding 1,4-dihydroxy-6-naphthoate synthase, translated as MALSLAISPCPNDTFVFHALVHGQVPGAPPVEVTYADVDVTNTAAERGAYDLVKVSYAALPWLLEDYHLLPCGGALGRGCGPLVLTRTDDAGGPERTDLSGATVAVPGDRTTAYLLFRLWATGRTPKRIEVVPFHEIMPGVAAGRYDAGLVIHEARFTYPRHGLTALVDLGEWWEAETSLPIPLGAILARRGAVDPEQAAGWIRESVQRAWADPTASRDYVLAHAQEMEPDVVDRHIGLYVNEYTADLGKSGFAAVEALLGRAADAGLVPQTSSSRATAWTS; from the coding sequence GTGGCGCTCTCGCTGGCGATCTCGCCCTGCCCCAACGACACGTTCGTCTTCCACGCCCTGGTGCACGGGCAGGTGCCCGGCGCGCCGCCGGTCGAGGTGACCTACGCCGACGTCGACGTGACAAACACCGCCGCCGAGCGTGGGGCGTACGACCTGGTCAAGGTGAGTTACGCGGCGCTGCCCTGGCTGCTTGAGGACTACCACCTGCTGCCCTGTGGAGGCGCGCTGGGGCGGGGGTGCGGGCCGCTGGTGCTCACCCGGACCGACGACGCGGGCGGGCCGGAGCGCACCGACCTCAGCGGGGCGACCGTCGCGGTGCCGGGCGACCGGACCACCGCGTACCTGCTCTTCCGGCTCTGGGCGACGGGCCGCACGCCGAAGCGGATCGAGGTGGTGCCGTTCCACGAGATCATGCCCGGCGTCGCCGCCGGACGGTACGACGCCGGTCTGGTGATCCACGAGGCGCGGTTCACCTATCCACGGCACGGCCTGACCGCCCTGGTGGACCTGGGCGAATGGTGGGAGGCGGAGACCAGCCTGCCGATCCCGCTCGGCGCCATCCTGGCCCGGCGTGGCGCGGTCGACCCCGAACAGGCCGCCGGGTGGATCCGGGAATCCGTCCAGCGGGCCTGGGCCGACCCGACGGCGAGTCGGGACTACGTGCTGGCGCATGCCCAGGAGATGGAGCCCGACGTGGTGGACCGGCACATCGGCCTCTACGTCAACGAGTACACCGCCGACCTGGGAAAGTCGGGGTTCGCCGCCGTCGAGGCGTTGCTCGGCCGGGCCGCCGACGCCGGGCTCGTGCCTCAGACCTCCAGCTCGCGGGCGACCGCGTGGACCAGCTGA
- a CDS encoding DUF2530 domain-containing protein has protein sequence MPKQPPRPEPLDPPMVPFALAGMAAWAVAGLVLLLFRDRLAASGHENWLWTCLAGFLWGFPGLAVMMRHDANRRRRRAAR, from the coding sequence GTGCCGAAGCAGCCGCCCCGACCTGAGCCGCTCGACCCGCCGATGGTGCCGTTCGCGCTCGCCGGGATGGCCGCCTGGGCGGTCGCCGGTCTGGTGCTGCTGCTCTTTCGCGACCGGTTGGCCGCCAGCGGCCACGAGAACTGGCTCTGGACCTGCCTGGCCGGTTTCCTGTGGGGGTTTCCCGGGCTCGCCGTGATGATGCGCCACGACGCCAACCGCCGGCGGCGCCGCGCCGCCCGCTGA
- a CDS encoding MFS transporter, whose protein sequence is MQARLSTMFQSLQVRNYRLFASGQLIKLLGVWMMFIAQDWLVLELSGDSATALGVVVALQFTPVLLLTLISGRLADRYDKRMLLFAANAFWTVLSLAMSVLVFTGMVRLWHVFVFAALLGVANAVETPVRQAFVSELVGTRLLPNALSLNAAVFNSARIIGPAVAGLAIAAFDVGPVFLFTALSSIAPLATVIQMRPAELYREPLPPLGERAAATVLDGLRYVGRRPDLLLPMVVMSVIGMSLFNFQLTLAALAKTVFHTGAASFGLFSTTLAVGALVGALAGTGRRSRPSVWLVLGAAIGCAVFGTLVGLAPAYWMVVVLLPPTGFFMVYFAQAANQRVQLGTDAAFRGRVMALWVLVFLGTNPVGAPIIGWIAETFGAGTSIWAGGLLSLATALMALAWQLRRDGARLRFRVLPMPRFYVTQL, encoded by the coding sequence GTGCAGGCACGGCTCAGCACGATGTTCCAGTCCCTACAGGTCCGCAATTATCGGCTATTCGCGTCCGGACAGTTGATCAAGCTGCTCGGTGTCTGGATGATGTTCATCGCCCAGGACTGGCTGGTTCTCGAGCTCTCCGGCGACTCGGCCACCGCGCTCGGCGTGGTGGTCGCCCTTCAGTTCACCCCGGTCCTGCTGCTCACGCTGATCTCCGGCCGACTCGCCGACCGGTACGACAAGCGGATGCTCCTCTTCGCTGCCAACGCCTTCTGGACCGTGCTGTCGTTGGCGATGAGCGTGCTCGTGTTCACCGGCATGGTCCGGCTCTGGCACGTCTTCGTCTTCGCCGCGCTGCTCGGCGTGGCCAACGCGGTGGAAACGCCGGTGCGGCAGGCGTTCGTCTCCGAGTTGGTCGGCACCCGGCTGCTGCCCAACGCGCTCTCCCTCAACGCGGCCGTGTTCAACTCCGCCCGGATCATCGGCCCGGCGGTCGCGGGTCTCGCCATCGCCGCCTTCGACGTCGGGCCGGTCTTCCTGTTCACCGCGCTCAGCTCGATCGCGCCCCTCGCGACGGTGATCCAGATGCGCCCGGCAGAGCTGTACCGGGAGCCGCTGCCGCCGCTCGGCGAGCGGGCCGCGGCGACCGTGCTGGACGGGCTGCGCTACGTCGGCCGCCGCCCCGACCTGCTGCTGCCGATGGTGGTGATGTCGGTGATCGGGATGTCGCTGTTCAACTTCCAGCTCACCCTGGCGGCGCTGGCCAAGACCGTGTTCCACACCGGTGCGGCCTCGTTCGGCCTGTTCAGTACGACGCTGGCGGTCGGTGCGCTGGTCGGTGCGCTGGCCGGTACCGGGCGGCGGAGCCGCCCCTCGGTCTGGCTGGTGCTCGGCGCCGCGATCGGCTGTGCGGTCTTCGGTACCCTCGTCGGGCTCGCGCCCGCGTACTGGATGGTCGTGGTGCTGCTGCCGCCGACCGGCTTCTTCATGGTCTACTTCGCGCAGGCAGCCAACCAGCGGGTCCAGCTCGGCACCGACGCCGCGTTCCGGGGACGGGTGATGGCGCTGTGGGTGCTGGTGTTCCTCGGCACCAACCCGGTCGGCGCGCCGATCATCGGCTGGATCGCGGAGACCTTCGGTGCCGGCACCAGCATCTGGGCCGGTGGCCTGCTCTCCCTGGCCACCGCGTTGATGGCGCTGGCCTGGCAACTGCGCCGCGACGGTGCCCGGCTGCGGTTCCGGGTCCTGCCGATGCCCCGCTTCTACGTCACCCAGCTGTAG
- the sepH gene encoding septation protein SepH, protein MRPVRFVALSEDGQALVLADEVGRLLALPIDERIAGALHAEPGAPTLAVAPATADPVPSLSPRDIQARIRAGESAEDVARIAGVPVDRVLRYAGPVLQERAMLAQHARRTRLKGAEKPTPLAEVVNGRLAQHGIDTEKISWDAWRRDDGTWRIVATWPSGKATAQAVWDLDKTRQSVTPHDDMAQYLCAERPTPILGQEPAPERGGHALPTPSRGEPSRGGHGLPAPAESGRPGRDPIRAGRDALLASLDRPLGSTSGRGLEPRSPAALAGSDSPRQRAVSGGAAALLGGGQGSAFDDDSDAPKEVPAVPSLAVLRPRRQGAPATESADAAGKPRKRLPSWDDVLFGSGPAARESS, encoded by the coding sequence ATGCGCCCAGTACGCTTCGTCGCCCTCTCCGAGGACGGCCAGGCCCTGGTGCTCGCCGACGAGGTCGGGCGGCTGCTCGCCCTGCCCATCGACGAGCGTATCGCCGGAGCACTGCACGCCGAGCCGGGTGCGCCCACGCTCGCCGTGGCCCCGGCCACTGCCGATCCGGTGCCGTCGCTGTCCCCACGGGACATCCAGGCCCGGATCCGCGCTGGTGAGTCCGCCGAGGACGTGGCCCGCATCGCGGGTGTGCCGGTCGACCGGGTGCTCCGTTACGCCGGGCCGGTGCTTCAGGAGCGGGCGATGCTCGCCCAGCACGCCCGCCGCACCCGGCTCAAGGGTGCGGAGAAGCCGACGCCGCTCGCCGAGGTGGTCAACGGCCGGCTCGCGCAGCACGGGATCGACACCGAGAAGATCTCCTGGGACGCGTGGCGCCGCGACGACGGCACCTGGCGGATCGTCGCCACCTGGCCGTCCGGTAAGGCCACCGCTCAAGCGGTCTGGGATCTGGACAAGACCCGCCAGTCGGTGACCCCGCACGACGACATGGCGCAGTACCTCTGCGCCGAGCGCCCCACGCCCATCCTGGGCCAGGAGCCGGCACCCGAGCGGGGCGGTCACGCCCTGCCCACCCCGTCGCGCGGCGAGCCGAGCCGGGGCGGGCACGGGTTGCCCGCTCCCGCCGAGTCGGGCCGGCCGGGCCGGGATCCGATCCGGGCTGGCCGGGACGCCCTGCTCGCCTCGCTCGACCGGCCACTCGGCTCGACCTCGGGCCGTGGCCTGGAGCCCCGCTCGCCGGCTGCGCTGGCCGGGTCGGACTCGCCCCGGCAGCGGGCGGTCAGCGGTGGTGCCGCCGCACTGCTCGGTGGTGGTCAGGGTTCGGCCTTCGACGACGACTCCGACGCGCCGAAGGAAGTTCCGGCCGTCCCTTCGCTGGCCGTGCTTCGACCCCGCCGTCAGGGTGCGCCCGCGACCGAGTCCGCCGATGCCGCCGGCAAGCCGCGCAAGCGCCTCCCCAGCTGGGACGACGTCCTCTTCGGCAGCGGCCCGGCCGCCCGCGAGTCCTCCTGA
- a CDS encoding cold shock domain-containing protein yields MPTGRVKWYDATKGYGFVTSDEGGDVFLPKAALPAGVTDLKGGQRIDFSVVDSRRGTQAMGVKLLEAPPSVAELRRRPAEELHGLVEDMIKVLEAKVQPDLRRGRFPDRKTAQKIAQLVHAVARELEV; encoded by the coding sequence GTGCCTACGGGTCGAGTGAAGTGGTACGACGCGACCAAGGGATACGGGTTCGTCACCAGTGACGAGGGTGGCGACGTGTTCCTGCCGAAGGCCGCGCTACCGGCGGGTGTCACCGACCTCAAGGGCGGCCAGCGGATCGATTTCAGCGTGGTGGACAGCCGGCGGGGCACCCAGGCGATGGGCGTGAAGCTGCTGGAGGCGCCCCCGTCGGTGGCGGAGCTACGCCGCCGGCCGGCCGAGGAACTGCACGGCCTGGTGGAAGACATGATCAAGGTGCTGGAGGCGAAGGTCCAGCCCGACCTGCGCCGGGGCCGCTTCCCGGATCGCAAGACCGCCCAGAAGATCGCTCAGCTGGTCCACGCGGTCGCCCGCGAGCTGGAGGTCTGA
- a CDS encoding MarR family transcriptional regulator, with amino-acid sequence MTERTVTAQSMPPAQLAHQLRDAITRLNRRVRQARPVGDLTVTQLSALTSIRLGGALTPRELADVERVQPPTMTKIVAKLEERGLVQRSPHPTDGRQVILAVTEGGRAVLDQFERVRDEWLARRLAELNDVDRETLHHAAEILQRISRA; translated from the coding sequence GTGACGGAGCGGACGGTGACGGCTCAGAGCATGCCACCGGCGCAGCTGGCCCATCAGCTGCGTGATGCGATAACCCGGCTGAACCGGCGGGTCCGCCAGGCCCGACCGGTCGGTGACCTGACGGTCACCCAGTTGTCCGCGCTCACCAGCATCCGGCTGGGGGGCGCGCTCACGCCGCGGGAACTCGCCGACGTCGAACGGGTGCAGCCACCGACGATGACCAAGATCGTCGCGAAGCTGGAGGAACGCGGCCTCGTGCAGCGCAGCCCCCACCCGACCGACGGCCGGCAGGTCATCCTCGCGGTGACCGAAGGGGGCCGGGCCGTGCTCGACCAGTTCGAGCGGGTCCGGGACGAATGGCTGGCCCGCCGGCTGGCCGAGCTGAACGACGTCGACCGGGAGACCCTGCACCACGCAGCGGAGATCCTCCAGCGAATCTCCCGCGCCTGA
- a CDS encoding MFS transporter produces the protein MPLFSRSERSLLGRTVGTGIRATRLLLRGSLSSGRWVTRSAARARARGAGGETGMVRLFDLHAVSCAGDTLIAIGLAGTIFFNVPLGEARSKVALYLLVTMVPFAMLAPVVGPLLDHFRHGRRYALATTMLGRAFLAWMISDYIHGFGLYPAAFGVLALSRAYGVARSAAVPRLLPEGLGLSQVGARASVYGTVAGALVAPIGLAAFWLGPQWPLRVASVIFLVGMVISLRLPPKADSEPPERVPRPLRALRRSTGDRPLGRGRPAGRLVISNLIGAATLRAIYGFLLLFLAFTIKAGDLTTVVFGRDLSDEGALGLVGAALAIGTFLATALGTRLRIHRPAALVSSGMVIVAGVAVLTALSFSLPMVALLCVVAAMMSGIAKLAVDASIQERISERLRASSFAHSETVLMLAFVAGGGLGLVPFNGRIGIAVAAGVGALAAARGLVMARRLRDERLRGRPLTDEELATAERDADPPTTDPPTDPPTDPVRADPEQVADPAPASPAPVQGGSTPEEPHLAPPGFHIYRPSSAATRSGGSDDETRHSSSGPLT, from the coding sequence ATGCCGCTGTTCTCCCGCTCCGAGCGGTCCCTTCTCGGGCGGACCGTCGGCACCGGAATCCGCGCCACCCGGCTGCTGCTGCGTGGCTCGCTCAGCAGTGGCCGCTGGGTGACCCGCAGCGCCGCCCGGGCCCGGGCCCGGGGTGCCGGCGGCGAGACCGGCATGGTCCGCCTGTTCGACCTGCACGCGGTCTCCTGCGCCGGGGACACCCTGATCGCCATCGGCCTGGCCGGGACGATCTTCTTCAACGTGCCGCTCGGCGAGGCCCGCAGCAAGGTGGCGCTCTACCTGCTGGTGACCATGGTGCCGTTCGCCATGCTCGCCCCGGTGGTCGGCCCCCTGCTCGACCACTTCCGGCACGGCCGACGGTACGCCCTGGCCACGACCATGCTGGGCCGGGCCTTCCTGGCTTGGATGATCTCCGACTACATCCACGGCTTCGGTCTCTATCCGGCGGCCTTCGGCGTGCTGGCGCTCTCCCGGGCGTACGGCGTGGCCCGCTCCGCGGCCGTGCCCCGACTGTTACCCGAGGGGCTCGGCCTGTCCCAGGTCGGTGCCCGGGCCAGCGTCTACGGCACGGTCGCCGGGGCGCTTGTCGCCCCGATCGGCCTGGCCGCGTTCTGGCTCGGGCCACAGTGGCCGCTGCGGGTCGCCTCGGTCATCTTCCTGGTCGGCATGGTGATCTCCCTGCGGCTGCCGCCGAAGGCCGACTCCGAGCCGCCGGAGCGGGTACCACGGCCACTGCGGGCGCTGCGGCGGAGCACCGGCGACCGCCCGCTGGGCCGAGGACGTCCCGCCGGTCGCCTGGTGATCTCGAACTTGATCGGGGCGGCGACGCTGCGCGCGATCTACGGCTTCCTGCTGCTCTTCCTCGCCTTCACCATCAAGGCGGGTGACCTGACCACCGTGGTGTTCGGGCGCGACCTGAGTGACGAGGGAGCACTGGGCCTGGTCGGCGCGGCGCTGGCCATCGGTACCTTCCTGGCCACCGCGCTCGGCACCCGGCTGCGCATCCACCGGCCGGCCGCACTGGTGTCCAGTGGCATGGTCATCGTGGCCGGCGTGGCGGTCCTCACCGCGCTGAGCTTCTCGCTGCCGATGGTCGCCCTGCTCTGCGTGGTCGCGGCAATGATGAGCGGCATCGCCAAGCTCGCCGTGGACGCGTCGATCCAGGAACGGATCTCGGAGCGGCTGCGGGCCAGTTCCTTCGCCCACTCGGAGACGGTGCTGATGCTCGCCTTCGTGGCCGGCGGCGGGCTCGGACTCGTACCCTTCAACGGTCGGATCGGGATCGCCGTCGCGGCCGGCGTCGGGGCGCTGGCCGCCGCGCGGGGCCTGGTGATGGCCCGCCGGTTGCGGGACGAGCGGCTGCGCGGTCGTCCGCTCACCGACGAGGAACTGGCCACTGCCGAACGGGACGCCGACCCACCGACCACCGACCCACCGACCGACCCACCAACCGACCCGGTACGGGCCGACCCGGAGCAGGTGGCCGATCCCGCACCCGCCTCGCCCGCTCCCGTCCAGGGCGGCTCGACACCCGAGGAACCGCACCTGGCCCCGCCGGGCTTCCACATCTACCGGCCGTCGTCCGCGGCCACCCGGTCCGGTGGCAGCGACGACGAAACCCGGCACAGCTCCTCCGGGCCGCTCACGTGA
- a CDS encoding 2'-5' RNA ligase family protein gives MRLFTAIYPPAEAIGHLAAQVAGLRVTAAATAGTNVRLVDPARVHLTLAFLGDVDPARVAAVRQALADTASTARDRRAGSTGGDRCVGSTGGDRCVGSTGGDRCVGSTGGDRCVGSTGGDRCVGSTGGDRRAVLRLGGGGRFGWGRSTVLWVDVRGDVDRLLTLAGDVRAALATVGIPGDDRPFRPHLTIARPGDRMPHADVEADLAALDGYLGPPWPADELVLVQSRPGPPASYHRLAAWPL, from the coding sequence GTGCGCCTCTTCACCGCGATCTACCCACCGGCCGAAGCGATCGGGCACCTGGCCGCCCAGGTGGCCGGGTTGCGGGTGACCGCAGCCGCGACCGCCGGAACGAACGTCCGGCTGGTGGACCCGGCCCGCGTCCATCTCACGCTCGCCTTCCTCGGCGACGTCGACCCCGCGCGGGTGGCCGCCGTACGGCAGGCCCTCGCCGACACCGCGTCGACTGCTCGCGACCGCCGTGCCGGGTCGACGGGTGGCGACCGCTGTGTCGGGTCGACGGGTGGCGACCGCTGTGTCGGGTCGACGGGTGGCGACCGCTGTGTCGGGTCGACGGGTGGCGACCGCTGTGTCGGGTCGACGGGTGGCGACCGCTGTGTCGGGTCGACGGGTGGCGACCGCCGTGCCGTGCTGCGGCTGGGCGGCGGCGGTCGGTTCGGCTGGGGCCGCAGCACCGTGCTCTGGGTCGACGTACGCGGCGACGTCGACCGCCTGCTGACGCTGGCCGGCGACGTCCGTGCCGCACTGGCCACGGTCGGGATACCCGGCGACGACCGGCCGTTCCGGCCGCACCTGACCATCGCCCGCCCCGGTGACCGGATGCCGCACGCAGACGTCGAAGCCGACCTTGCCGCGCTCGACGGCTACCTCGGCCCGCCCTGGCCCGCCGACGAACTGGTGCTGGTGCAGAGCCGACCCGGGCCGCCGGCCAGCTATCACCGGCTCGCCGCCTGGCCGCTCTGA
- a CDS encoding futalosine hydrolase: MTALLVVTAVPAEAEAVQAGLDDPTVTVVPVGVGPAVAGAATARLLALAEAAGRPYRGVVSAGVAGGFPDRVPVGGTVLGTRAVAADLGAESPDGFIPVDELGMPAELLGGGPAVAADPQLLAALRSALPQATVGPVLTVSTVTGTAPSTEVLRRRHPDAVAEAMEGYGVAVAASHAGLPFAELRTISNPIGPRDRDAWRLREALTALTAAAVALRSPPPSTC, encoded by the coding sequence GTGACCGCCCTGCTGGTGGTCACCGCGGTCCCCGCCGAGGCGGAGGCGGTCCAGGCCGGACTCGACGATCCCACGGTGACGGTGGTGCCGGTGGGAGTCGGTCCGGCCGTGGCCGGCGCGGCAACCGCCCGGCTGCTGGCGCTCGCCGAGGCCGCCGGGCGGCCGTACCGGGGCGTGGTCAGCGCGGGGGTGGCCGGCGGTTTCCCGGACCGGGTGCCGGTCGGCGGCACCGTGCTCGGCACCCGGGCCGTCGCCGCCGATCTGGGCGCCGAGTCGCCCGACGGCTTCATTCCCGTCGACGAGCTGGGCATGCCCGCCGAGTTGCTCGGTGGCGGTCCGGCCGTCGCTGCCGACCCGCAGTTGCTGGCCGCGCTGCGCAGCGCGCTGCCGCAGGCCACCGTCGGGCCGGTGCTGACCGTGAGCACCGTCACCGGCACCGCGCCCAGTACCGAGGTGTTGCGCCGACGTCACCCGGACGCGGTGGCCGAGGCCATGGAGGGGTACGGCGTGGCCGTCGCGGCAAGTCATGCCGGGCTGCCCTTCGCGGAACTGCGTACCATCTCGAACCCGATCGGCCCGCGCGACCGGGACGCCTGGCGCCTCCGCGAGGCCCTCACCGCCCTCACCGCTGCCGCCGTCGCCCTGCGCTCACCCCCACCATCGACGTGTTGA
- a CDS encoding DUF3027 domain-containing protein, translated as MGNNGQVTRPASARAARLDQVCAAAVDAARAAITEVDPDDVGDHLQVVAEGDRLVTHYFECRLAGYRGWRWAVTVTRVPRSRNVTICETVLLPGPDALLAPGWLPWQERLKPGDLGPGDLLPTPPDDERLQPGYLHSDDPAVEEIAWELGLGRPRVMSRDGRIEAAQRWYDGDHGPSAPISTAAPAAARCGTCGFYLPLAGRLRQCFGVCGNFYAPDDGRVVSADHGCGAHSETLVETETAVDEMPTVYDDSAVEPMSVSRLPGTDEPTESYGNS; from the coding sequence ATGGGGAACAATGGTCAGGTGACCAGGCCCGCCTCCGCCCGCGCCGCTCGTCTCGACCAGGTCTGCGCCGCCGCCGTCGATGCGGCGCGCGCCGCCATCACCGAGGTGGATCCCGACGATGTCGGTGATCACCTTCAGGTGGTGGCTGAAGGTGACCGGCTGGTCACCCACTATTTCGAGTGCCGGCTGGCCGGTTACCGGGGCTGGCGTTGGGCGGTCACGGTCACCCGGGTGCCCCGCAGCCGTAACGTGACGATCTGCGAGACCGTGCTGCTGCCCGGGCCGGACGCGCTGCTCGCCCCGGGCTGGCTGCCCTGGCAGGAGCGGCTCAAGCCGGGCGACCTCGGCCCGGGTGACCTGCTGCCGACGCCGCCGGACGACGAGCGGCTCCAGCCCGGCTACCTCCACTCCGATGATCCGGCGGTCGAGGAGATCGCCTGGGAGTTGGGGCTCGGCCGGCCCCGCGTGATGTCGCGGGACGGGCGGATCGAGGCGGCCCAGCGCTGGTACGACGGGGACCACGGCCCGTCGGCGCCCATCTCGACCGCTGCACCGGCGGCGGCACGCTGCGGCACCTGCGGGTTCTATCTGCCGCTCGCCGGCCGGCTGCGGCAGTGCTTCGGGGTCTGCGGCAACTTTTACGCCCCGGACGACGGTCGGGTGGTCAGCGCCGACCATGGCTGCGGTGCGCACTCCGAGACGTTGGTCGAGACCGAGACGGCGGTGGACGAGATGCCCACCGTCTACGACGACAGCGCGGTGGAGCCGATGTCGGTAAGCCGGCTGCCCGGCACGGACGAGCCGACGGAGTCGTACGGCAACTCCTGA
- a CDS encoding HAD family hydrolase, whose translation MPPLTVGFDLDMTLLDTRPGIAAAFRALTELTGVPIDADAAVSRLGPPLRVEIARWFPPEQVDETVRIYRELYQAYAIAPAVPLPGARAAIDAVRARGGRVLVVTAKHGRLARLHLDHLGLVVDEVLGDLFAEEKATGLRAHHATHYVGDHVADMVAARAADVPGIAVATGPCSAEELRSAGAAVVLADLTGFPAALDGVIRLALRQ comes from the coding sequence ATGCCTCCATTGACGGTCGGCTTCGATCTCGACATGACCCTGCTCGACACGCGCCCCGGCATCGCTGCGGCCTTCCGGGCGTTGACCGAGCTGACGGGCGTACCGATCGACGCCGACGCGGCCGTGTCCCGGCTCGGCCCGCCGCTGCGGGTCGAGATCGCCCGCTGGTTTCCGCCCGAGCAGGTCGACGAGACGGTCCGGATCTACCGCGAGCTCTACCAGGCGTACGCGATCGCGCCAGCGGTGCCGCTGCCCGGCGCCCGGGCGGCCATCGACGCGGTGCGGGCGCGCGGCGGGCGGGTGCTCGTGGTCACCGCGAAGCACGGCCGGCTGGCCCGGCTGCACCTGGACCACCTGGGGCTGGTGGTGGACGAGGTGCTCGGAGACCTGTTCGCGGAGGAGAAGGCGACGGGTCTGCGCGCCCATCACGCTACCCACTATGTGGGAGATCATGTGGCGGACATGGTGGCCGCCCGGGCGGCTGACGTGCCCGGGATCGCGGTGGCCACCGGGCCGTGTTCGGCCGAGGAGCTGCGGTCCGCCGGGGCGGCGGTGGTGCTGGCAGATCTCACCGGATTCCCGGCGGCGCTCGACGGCGTGATCCGGCTAGCCTTGAGGCAGTAG
- a CDS encoding NCS2 family permease: MAVAPPENDTSPDPSRPVNRFDRYFEVTARGSTMSREVRGGLATFFTMAYIVVLNPLILGSAVDIEGNSLPIPAIAAATALIAGLMTIMMGAVARFPLALAAGLGINALVAYEIAPEMTWADAMGLVVIEGVIIAILVLTGLRTAVFRSVPTQLKTAIGVGIGLFLTIIGLVDAGFVRRLPDEANTTVPLGLGIGGRLVSWPMLVFVLGLLLTLVLVVRRVKGAILLGILGSTVLAMLVEAVGNIGPSVVDGVPNPKGWSLNVPTLPSNPFDVPDLSLLGKFNVLGSWERAGWLVVLMFIFTLLITDFFDTMGTMVAVGQEGGMLDEQGTPPRAKEILLVDSIGAAAGGAASVSSNTSYIESAAGVAEGARTGVANLVTGLLFLLAMFLAPLVVIVPFEAASVALVVVGFLMMTAVRAIDWSDYEIAIPAFLTIVLMPFTYSISNGIGAGLIVYVVVKLAKGRFREIHPLLYGVAGLFVVYFLRGPLEALLF; encoded by the coding sequence ATGGCAGTAGCGCCGCCCGAAAACGACACATCCCCCGACCCCAGTCGGCCGGTCAACCGCTTCGACCGGTACTTCGAGGTCACCGCCCGAGGCTCGACGATGAGCCGGGAGGTACGTGGTGGCCTGGCCACCTTCTTCACGATGGCGTACATCGTGGTGCTCAACCCGCTCATCCTCGGCAGTGCCGTCGACATCGAGGGCAACAGCCTGCCGATCCCGGCGATCGCCGCGGCCACCGCCCTGATCGCCGGTCTGATGACCATCATGATGGGCGCGGTCGCCCGGTTCCCGCTGGCGCTCGCCGCCGGCCTGGGCATCAACGCCCTGGTGGCGTACGAGATCGCACCGGAGATGACCTGGGCCGACGCGATGGGCCTGGTGGTCATCGAGGGTGTGATCATCGCGATCCTGGTGCTGACCGGGCTGCGTACCGCCGTGTTCCGCTCGGTGCCGACCCAGCTGAAGACGGCGATCGGCGTCGGTATCGGTCTCTTCCTGACCATCATCGGCCTGGTGGACGCGGGCTTCGTCCGCCGGCTGCCGGACGAGGCGAACACCACCGTCCCGCTCGGCCTGGGCATCGGGGGCCGGTTGGTCAGCTGGCCGATGCTTGTCTTCGTGCTGGGTCTGCTGCTGACCCTGGTGCTTGTGGTACGCCGGGTCAAGGGCGCGATCCTGCTCGGCATCCTCGGCTCGACGGTGCTGGCGATGCTTGTGGAGGCGGTCGGCAACATCGGCCCGTCGGTGGTCGACGGCGTACCGAACCCGAAGGGGTGGTCGCTGAACGTCCCGACGCTGCCGAGCAACCCGTTCGACGTGCCGGACCTGTCGCTGCTCGGCAAGTTCAACGTGTTGGGTTCGTGGGAACGGGCCGGCTGGCTGGTCGTGCTGATGTTCATCTTCACGCTGCTCATCACCGACTTCTTCGACACGATGGGCACGATGGTGGCCGTCGGCCAGGAGGGCGGCATGCTCGATGAGCAGGGCACTCCGCCCCGGGCGAAGGAGATCCTGCTTGTCGACTCGATCGGTGCCGCCGCCGGTGGCGCGGCCAGCGTCTCCAGCAACACGTCGTACATCGAGAGTGCCGCCGGTGTCGCGGAGGGTGCCCGGACCGGGGTGGCCAACCTGGTCACCGGCCTGCTGTTCCTGCTGGCCATGTTCCTGGCGCCGCTGGTGGTGATCGTGCCGTTCGAGGCGGCGTCCGTCGCACTGGTGGTGGTCGGCTTCCTGATGATGACCGCGGTACGCGCCATCGACTGGTCCGACTACGAGATCGCCATCCCGGCGTTCCTCACCATCGTGCTGATGCCCTTCACCTACTCGATCTCAAACGGCATCGGGGCGGGTCTGATCGTGTACGTGGTGGTCAAGCTGGCCAAGGGCCGATTCCGCGAGATCCATCCGCTGCTGTACGGGGTGGCCGGGCTCTTCGTGGTGTACTTCCTGCGCGGTCCGCTGGAGGCGTTGCTGTTCTGA